A single genomic interval of Catenulispora sp. EB89 harbors:
- a CDS encoding MarR family winged helix-turn-helix transcriptional regulator has translation MDQRSAGQQDYVDRLIGAMERTHEPDVTEAKALAYRLRRLAHRLETDIKRELAPHGIELWELELLACLIRSGPDHRLSAGRLMAQLQLTSGAITNRVARLEGKGWLVREVDPNDRRSVLVTLTPAGYERALEVFSIKTDAEFSLLASIPPDAQRRINEDLRSVLITLEGPA, from the coding sequence ATGGATCAGCGCTCAGCAGGGCAGCAGGACTACGTCGACCGGCTCATCGGGGCGATGGAGCGCACGCACGAGCCCGACGTGACCGAGGCGAAGGCGCTGGCCTACCGTCTCCGCCGGCTCGCGCACCGGCTGGAGACGGACATCAAACGGGAGCTCGCGCCGCACGGCATCGAGCTGTGGGAGCTGGAACTGCTCGCCTGCCTGATCCGCTCCGGGCCCGACCACCGGCTGTCCGCCGGCCGGCTCATGGCCCAGCTGCAGCTGACCTCGGGCGCCATCACCAACCGGGTCGCCCGGCTGGAGGGCAAGGGCTGGCTGGTCCGGGAGGTCGACCCGAACGACCGGCGCTCCGTACTGGTCACCCTGACACCGGCCGGGTACGAACGGGCGCTCGAGGTCTTCTCGATCAAGACCGATGCCGAGTTCTCGCTGCTCGCCTCGATTCCGCCGGATGCCCAGCGCCGGATCAACGAGGATCTGCGCTCCGTGCTCATCACGCTGGAGGGCCCGGCCTGA
- a CDS encoding class F sortase → MLASGCAAASGTPAGGTGRSAGGTGTNPGAVSASTGGGSVDGSAGSSPGSPAGGSSGSSGPGSPGSAAGAVARSVPVRLQIPDIGVDTPVMALGLAADGTVQVPPIEAKSPAGWYDGSPTPGQTGPSVLLGHVTVGQYGDGVFLHLDRLHAGSRVVVRLQDGVSADFTVNSVRTVAKDQFPTQQVYGNVNRPELRLITCGGPRTNDGYLDNVLVFASLTGTTTG, encoded by the coding sequence ATGCTGGCTTCCGGCTGCGCCGCGGCTTCGGGAACACCCGCCGGTGGGACTGGGAGGTCTGCCGGCGGGACTGGGACGAACCCGGGCGCGGTGTCCGCCTCCACCGGAGGCGGTTCGGTTGACGGCTCCGCAGGCAGCTCCCCAGGCAGCCCTGCGGGCGGTTCGTCAGGCTCGTCGGGCCCGGGTTCCCCGGGCTCGGCGGCCGGCGCCGTCGCGCGCTCCGTTCCGGTACGGCTGCAGATCCCCGACATCGGCGTCGACACCCCGGTGATGGCGCTCGGCCTCGCCGCCGACGGCACGGTCCAGGTCCCGCCGATCGAGGCGAAGAGCCCGGCCGGCTGGTACGACGGTTCGCCCACGCCCGGGCAGACCGGGCCGTCGGTGCTCCTCGGCCACGTGACCGTCGGCCAGTACGGCGACGGCGTCTTCCTGCATCTGGACCGGCTGCACGCCGGATCCCGCGTGGTGGTCCGGCTGCAGGACGGGGTCTCGGCGGACTTCACCGTGAACTCCGTCCGGACGGTCGCGAAGGACCAGTTCCCGACCCAGCAGGTCTACGGGAACGTAAACCGCCCGGAACTGCGTCTGATCACGTGCGGGGGGCCGCGGACCAACGACGGCTACCTCGACAACGTGCTGGTCTTCGCGTCCCTCACCGGCACCACCACGGGATAG
- a CDS encoding sortase-dependent protein, with product MRTRSLFTVLAFATVLAGAGAESAFADGGSGQPSASASAPPTTAPSGPSAAPSAGATSTAPTTDRSAEPSAAASTTSPQGGQIRAVPSGAPNTGVPAASSNGHGEAAAIGGSLAVLLAGSGTVVARRRLKGRG from the coding sequence ATGCGTACACGGAGTTTGTTCACCGTCCTGGCCTTCGCCACGGTGCTCGCCGGAGCCGGAGCGGAGTCGGCGTTCGCCGACGGCGGCTCCGGCCAGCCGTCCGCTTCGGCCTCCGCCCCGCCCACGACCGCGCCGAGCGGTCCCTCTGCCGCGCCGAGCGCGGGGGCGACTTCCACGGCTCCCACCACGGACCGGAGCGCCGAGCCGAGCGCGGCCGCGTCGACGACCTCCCCGCAGGGCGGCCAGATCCGCGCCGTCCCCTCGGGCGCGCCGAACACCGGCGTGCCGGCGGCGTCGTCGAACGGCCACGGTGAGGCCGCGGCGATCGGCGGCTCCCTGGCCGTGCTGCTCGCCGGCTCGGGCACCGTGGTGGCCCGCCGCAGGCTCAAGGGCCGGGGCTGA
- a CDS encoding WhiB family transcriptional regulator: protein MDVANQSPIDDGPEAQAARRRALEQALVGVRTARRRRPPEPAAAVTVQPPPEPSETVAAEPGDPGDPGDGGDAWPAVSTLPWIVQAACQGADPTLFFGPDVLSTDGRRERIAERRRREAEAMAFCADCPVRARCAEHALSLPEAHGVWGGMGEMERLALLRRAVVA from the coding sequence GTGGACGTCGCAAATCAGTCACCGATCGATGACGGACCCGAAGCCCAGGCGGCGCGTCGGCGCGCGTTGGAGCAGGCGCTGGTCGGGGTCCGGACCGCACGCCGCCGCCGGCCGCCCGAGCCGGCGGCGGCGGTGACGGTCCAGCCACCGCCCGAACCTTCTGAAACCGTTGCCGCTGAACCTGGAGACCCTGGTGATCCGGGCGACGGCGGCGACGCTTGGCCCGCGGTCTCGACCCTGCCCTGGATCGTGCAGGCCGCTTGTCAGGGGGCTGATCCGACGCTGTTCTTCGGCCCGGATGTCCTCAGCACCGACGGCCGCCGCGAGCGGATCGCCGAGCGCCGCCGCCGGGAGGCCGAGGCGATGGCCTTCTGCGCTGACTGCCCGGTCCGTGCCCGGTGCGCCGAGCACGCCTTGTCCCTGCCCGAGGCCCACGGGGTCTGGGGCGGGATGGGCGAGATGGAGCGGCTGGCGCTGCTTCGCCGCGCCGTCGTCGCCTGA
- a CDS encoding RNA polymerase sigma factor, whose amino-acid sequence MSRFKDSGEKSRAASDLFADLYPGLAGWCRRLVDDDGTAHDIASEAFTRLWGHWTAVREPRGFLYVTAANLVRDHWRKLDRERRALREATTEAALALNRDGADASVPVRMLVRSLPERLRTPVLLYYYADLPVREIARLTRRKEGTVKSDLHAARELLRAGLGGHLDHTH is encoded by the coding sequence TTGAGCCGGTTCAAGGATTCCGGAGAGAAGAGTCGGGCGGCGTCCGACTTGTTCGCCGATCTCTATCCCGGCCTCGCCGGCTGGTGCCGTCGTCTCGTCGACGACGACGGCACCGCCCACGACATCGCCTCCGAGGCGTTCACGCGCCTGTGGGGACACTGGACCGCGGTGCGCGAGCCCCGCGGGTTCCTGTACGTGACGGCCGCGAACCTGGTCCGCGACCACTGGCGCAAGCTGGACCGCGAACGCCGGGCGCTGCGCGAGGCGACGACCGAGGCGGCGCTGGCCCTGAACCGGGACGGCGCCGACGCGTCCGTCCCGGTGCGGATGCTGGTCCGGTCGCTCCCCGAGCGGCTGCGCACCCCTGTTCTGCTGTACTACTACGCCGACCTCCCGGTCCGCGAGATCGCCCGGTTGACCAGGCGAAAAGAAGGCACGGTCAAATCCGATCTACACGCGGCACGGGAACTCCTGCGCGCCGGACTCGGAGGACATCTTGATCACACTCATTGA
- a CDS encoding pyridoxamine 5'-phosphate oxidase family protein yields the protein MPRTEPTTELHEGFSEPGATPPPWTEVSELLTDSEMFWLATVRADGRPHVTPLPAVWLDGTLHFCTGAHVQKTRNLEANAHCVLTAGPNRFRSGLDVVVEGEAVRVTDAKQLPLLAALWKSRLDWDYEVTEDGFRDVFGRPVLVFGVSPAKVLVFGKGPYSQTRYRFTV from the coding sequence ATGCCCCGGACCGAACCGACCACGGAACTCCACGAGGGATTCAGCGAGCCCGGCGCCACACCCCCGCCGTGGACCGAGGTCTCCGAACTGCTGACGGACAGCGAGATGTTCTGGCTGGCGACGGTGCGCGCGGACGGCCGGCCGCATGTGACGCCGCTGCCCGCCGTCTGGCTCGACGGGACGCTCCACTTCTGCACCGGCGCCCACGTGCAGAAGACCAGGAACCTGGAGGCCAACGCGCACTGCGTCCTCACCGCGGGCCCCAACCGGTTCCGCTCCGGCCTCGACGTGGTCGTCGAGGGGGAAGCCGTCCGCGTCACCGACGCCAAGCAGCTGCCGCTCCTGGCCGCGCTGTGGAAGTCCAGGCTCGACTGGGACTACGAGGTCACCGAGGACGGGTTCCGCGACGTGTTCGGCAGGCCCGTCCTCGTCTTCGGCGTCAGCCCGGCGAAGGTCCTCGTGTTCGGCAAGGGCCCTTACAGCCAGACCCGGTACCGCTTCACCGTCTAG
- a CDS encoding cell wall-binding repeat-containing protein, whose translation MTRDSRAARALTVAAAVGAATASGVWGLAAPAANAASGAPHNGQLSYSEGQNWYAVNPDGSGQHIVTPSGTGFNPTDGIASPVFSPDGTKAVFSDENTGDLWISNADGTGARLLDKATGQPFDGVNPADLYPQWMDDATVVFERNNNGGSFQIKADGTGLTAYKAPGGLTGQLVFGPGGLVAGISSNAYTFNISIFDPATSKVATVTNADSISFSPDGKKIAYTVYGGGHGTAQIIIANIDGTSPAKLTNVAGSTFHPVWSPDGTQIAFQEQAWISSSTGGDWGGNSLDVIAATGGSPKAVVSNASIAGGYLDWDNGPLYSGPSYTPTPFLPPVTRPTIDRLGGTDRVDTAVKVSGYNTADRGTPFSDMAGNSVAKSAVIARDDQFADALSGNALAVAKAGPLLLSDPHKLSPEVAKELTRILPPGATIYLLGGEKALSPQVAADVTALGFKVDRIGGTDRYATSVRIAQTIGGTPGSVAIATGDNFPDALTAGAGVNGNRTSPQLGTGVVLLTHDGVMPAETKSYLAGINPDVSKVYAVGGQGVTAVATGEPGWHGKVTDLAGRDRYATAAAVAGSTMFQAGNGGPLVPGIATGQNWPDALSGGALTGRWNSPLLLADGPTLPAAELSWLKQHAPLTRTGPSALLMGALPVFGGPAAVPDSVIKQVGTALYGAGKYDVFVNRHLATIAGPF comes from the coding sequence TTGACTCGCGACTCGAGGGCGGCCCGCGCCCTCACCGTGGCCGCCGCGGTCGGCGCCGCCACCGCCTCCGGCGTCTGGGGCCTCGCGGCGCCGGCGGCGAACGCCGCCTCCGGGGCGCCGCACAACGGACAGCTCAGCTACAGCGAGGGCCAGAACTGGTACGCGGTCAACCCGGACGGGTCGGGGCAGCACATCGTCACCCCGTCCGGCACCGGCTTCAACCCGACCGACGGCATCGCCTCGCCGGTGTTCTCGCCGGACGGGACGAAGGCGGTGTTCTCCGACGAGAACACCGGCGATCTGTGGATCTCGAACGCCGACGGCACCGGCGCCCGGCTGCTGGACAAGGCGACCGGCCAGCCCTTCGACGGCGTCAACCCCGCGGACCTCTACCCCCAGTGGATGGACGACGCTACGGTCGTGTTCGAGCGGAACAACAACGGCGGATCCTTCCAGATCAAGGCCGACGGCACCGGGCTCACCGCCTACAAGGCGCCCGGCGGGCTGACCGGCCAGCTGGTGTTCGGTCCCGGCGGCCTGGTCGCCGGGATCTCGAGCAACGCGTACACGTTCAACATCTCGATCTTCGACCCGGCCACGTCCAAGGTCGCGACGGTGACGAACGCCGACTCGATCAGCTTCTCGCCGGACGGCAAGAAGATCGCCTACACCGTGTACGGCGGCGGGCACGGCACCGCGCAGATCATCATCGCGAACATCGACGGCACGTCGCCGGCCAAGCTGACGAACGTCGCGGGCTCGACCTTCCACCCGGTCTGGTCGCCGGACGGCACCCAGATCGCGTTCCAGGAGCAGGCCTGGATCTCGTCCAGCACCGGCGGCGACTGGGGCGGCAACAGCCTGGACGTGATCGCGGCCACCGGCGGGTCCCCGAAGGCCGTCGTCTCCAACGCCTCGATCGCCGGCGGATACCTGGACTGGGACAACGGACCGCTCTACTCCGGCCCGTCGTACACGCCGACCCCCTTCCTGCCGCCGGTCACCCGGCCCACGATCGACCGCCTCGGCGGCACCGACCGCGTCGACACCGCGGTGAAGGTGTCCGGCTACAACACCGCCGACCGCGGCACCCCCTTCTCCGACATGGCCGGCAACAGCGTCGCCAAGTCCGCGGTGATCGCCCGCGACGACCAGTTCGCCGACGCGCTGTCCGGCAACGCCCTGGCTGTCGCGAAGGCCGGCCCGCTGCTGCTGAGCGACCCGCACAAGCTCTCCCCCGAGGTGGCCAAGGAGCTGACCCGGATCCTGCCGCCCGGCGCCACCATCTACCTGCTGGGCGGCGAGAAGGCGCTGTCGCCTCAGGTGGCGGCGGATGTGACCGCCCTGGGCTTCAAGGTGGACCGGATCGGCGGCACCGACCGCTACGCGACCTCGGTCCGCATCGCGCAGACCATCGGCGGGACCCCGGGCAGCGTGGCCATCGCCACCGGCGACAACTTCCCCGACGCGCTGACCGCGGGCGCCGGCGTCAACGGCAACCGCACCTCGCCGCAGCTGGGCACCGGCGTCGTCCTGCTCACCCACGACGGCGTCATGCCGGCGGAGACCAAGTCCTACCTCGCGGGCATCAACCCCGACGTGAGCAAGGTCTACGCGGTCGGCGGCCAGGGCGTCACCGCGGTGGCCACCGGCGAGCCGGGCTGGCACGGCAAGGTCACCGACCTGGCCGGCCGCGACCGCTACGCCACCGCCGCTGCGGTCGCCGGCAGCACCATGTTCCAGGCCGGGAACGGCGGTCCGCTGGTTCCGGGTATCGCCACCGGGCAGAACTGGCCGGACGCGCTGTCCGGCGGCGCGCTGACCGGTCGCTGGAACTCGCCGCTGCTGCTGGCCGACGGGCCGACGCTGCCGGCGGCCGAGCTGTCCTGGCTGAAGCAGCACGCTCCGCTGACCCGCACGGGTCCGAGTGCGCTGCTGATGGGTGCGCTGCCGGTGTTCGGCGGGCCGGCCGCCGTGCCGGACAGCGTGATCAAGCAGGTCGGCACCGCGCTGTACGGCGCGGGCAAGTACGACGTCTTCGTCAACCGGCACCTGGCGACTATCGCCGGACCGTTCTGA
- a CDS encoding DUF4082 domain-containing protein: MIASTSRRGARVRAGFAALLLALAAAAGGQIAAGGTALAQTRAQCACSVFPASATPDDPDSGTYFPVVLGVKVVPSDAGWIQGVRFYKSSANTGTHTGSLWTSDGALLATGTFTGETATGWQTLMFSTPVPVRAGATYIASYYAPKGHYAYSVGYFLNGPAGTAPITAPSDASAGGNGVYSDAGAAAFPGSSYNAANYWVDVVFDDGGVPTAAPTVTANTPDDNATQVSGVSTVSATFSAPVDRGSVQFGLADAAGTQVPGTVGYSADDSTVTFTPGTQLLAGVTYTASVQATDAWGNAMTGPSTWNFTIGTTPPPYTCPCSLFSSGADPAVADSTDPNSVELGVRFVPAVNGTVTGVRFYKGSTNTGTHTGTLWSNTGTALATGTFSNESATGWQTVTFGTPVAVTAGTTYVASYHAPVGHYSYTTGYFSYAHQAYPLTAPANTSSQGDGTYGYGSSTTFPGAGGNGNNYWVDAVFTAS; this comes from the coding sequence ATGATCGCGTCCACATCGCGCCGGGGTGCGCGCGTCCGAGCGGGCTTCGCCGCCCTCCTGCTGGCCCTCGCGGCCGCGGCCGGCGGCCAGATAGCGGCGGGCGGAACCGCGCTGGCGCAGACCCGGGCGCAGTGCGCCTGCTCCGTCTTCCCGGCGTCCGCCACGCCGGACGACCCTGATTCCGGCACGTACTTCCCGGTCGTGCTCGGCGTCAAGGTGGTGCCGTCGGACGCGGGCTGGATCCAGGGGGTGCGCTTCTACAAGTCGAGCGCCAACACCGGTACGCACACGGGATCGCTGTGGACGTCCGACGGGGCGCTCCTGGCGACCGGCACGTTCACCGGCGAGACCGCCACCGGCTGGCAGACGCTGATGTTCTCCACGCCGGTGCCGGTGCGTGCCGGTGCGACGTACATCGCGTCGTACTACGCGCCGAAGGGGCACTACGCCTACAGCGTCGGCTACTTCCTGAACGGCCCGGCCGGCACGGCGCCGATCACCGCGCCGTCCGACGCTTCTGCGGGTGGCAATGGCGTCTACAGCGACGCCGGCGCCGCAGCGTTCCCGGGCTCCAGCTACAACGCCGCCAACTACTGGGTCGACGTGGTCTTCGACGACGGCGGCGTGCCGACCGCCGCGCCGACGGTCACCGCCAACACCCCCGACGACAACGCCACCCAGGTGTCCGGCGTGAGCACGGTCAGCGCCACCTTCTCCGCGCCGGTGGACCGCGGCAGCGTGCAGTTCGGCCTGGCCGACGCCGCCGGGACGCAGGTCCCCGGCACCGTCGGCTACAGCGCGGACGACAGCACCGTGACGTTCACCCCGGGAACCCAACTCCTGGCAGGCGTGACCTACACCGCCTCGGTCCAGGCCACGGACGCCTGGGGCAACGCCATGACCGGCCCGAGCACCTGGAACTTCACCATCGGTACCACTCCGCCGCCGTATACGTGTCCTTGCTCGCTGTTCTCGTCCGGCGCGGACCCGGCGGTGGCTGATTCCACCGACCCCAACTCCGTGGAGCTCGGCGTCCGCTTCGTCCCGGCGGTAAACGGGACCGTCACGGGCGTTCGCTTCTATAAGGGTTCGACGAACACCGGGACCCACACCGGGACCCTCTGGAGCAACACCGGCACCGCCCTGGCGACCGGCACCTTCTCCAACGAGTCCGCGACCGGCTGGCAGACCGTGACGTTCGGGACTCCGGTGGCCGTCACCGCCGGGACCACGTACGTCGCCTCGTACCACGCACCGGTCGGGCACTACTCCTACACGACCGGCTACTTCTCCTACGCGCACCAGGCCTATCCGCTGACCGCGCCGGCGAACACCAGCAGCCAGGGCGACGGGACCTACGGCTATGGGAGCTCGACGACGTTCCCCGGCGCCGGGGGGAACGGGAACAACTACTGGGTCGACGCGGTGTTCACAGCGTCCTGA
- a CDS encoding phage tail protein, producing the protein MPGTNPSQIRVAGHGHVFVAPLGTAAPADTTTAWGAAWHDLGYTDNTGVKFSKKDKLDKIDSWQTASAVRHVFSARELTLKFSMIQINTDTLPFFFGGNPTANAVTNIGTGTPPAPLWSYAVQTTPDLDERMLGIEFTDTVQGSGGGAVKYRIIVNRGSVTDTDDLSLVNNGSIKLGVTFEAMEVNDATPLATWLMNDPALS; encoded by the coding sequence ATGCCTGGAACCAACCCGAGCCAGATCCGCGTGGCCGGCCACGGTCACGTCTTCGTCGCCCCGCTGGGCACCGCCGCGCCGGCGGACACCACCACCGCGTGGGGCGCGGCCTGGCACGACCTGGGCTACACCGACAACACCGGGGTGAAGTTCAGCAAGAAGGACAAGCTCGACAAGATCGACTCGTGGCAGACCGCGTCCGCGGTGCGCCACGTGTTCTCGGCGCGCGAGCTGACCCTGAAGTTCTCGATGATCCAGATCAACACCGACACCCTGCCGTTCTTCTTCGGCGGCAACCCGACCGCCAACGCGGTGACCAACATCGGCACCGGCACCCCGCCGGCCCCGCTGTGGTCCTACGCCGTGCAGACCACCCCGGACCTGGACGAGCGCATGCTCGGCATCGAGTTCACCGACACCGTCCAGGGCTCCGGCGGCGGCGCGGTGAAGTACCGCATCATCGTCAACCGCGGCTCGGTCACCGACACCGACGACCTGTCCCTGGTCAACAACGGCTCGATCAAGCTCGGTGTGACCTTCGAGGCGATGGAGGTCAACGACGCCACGCCGCTGGCGACCTGGCTGATGAACGACCCGGCGCTGTCGTAG
- a CDS encoding phage tail protein, which produces MSVMLTDPPALNADGQIGYNGLVFGSGTSYVIAETGITGWEDLPGFDTADSPRSGDHGSWPGPRYAQPRVITATVWLAPAARTDTSALTALRGATGIDLDERWLTVQLHGETLISAVRINQRAIPTDRQYVLYGVTKASLQFIATDPRRYTLTLQTLATNVPQPETGIVWPLTWPLSWGTAGSSGNLQVTNVGNAATHPVVTFTGPCTDPQLANVDTGQMIGYDLVLAATDVLTVDTGSGQVLLNGAADRRYAAMPNATLEEAFVLPPGSTTLAFRPSAGAPPASAQVAWRSAYM; this is translated from the coding sequence ATGTCCGTCATGCTCACAGATCCGCCCGCCCTGAACGCTGACGGGCAGATCGGCTACAACGGCCTCGTCTTCGGCTCGGGCACCTCCTATGTCATCGCCGAGACCGGCATCACCGGCTGGGAGGACCTCCCCGGCTTCGACACCGCCGACTCGCCGCGCTCCGGGGACCACGGCTCCTGGCCCGGCCCCCGCTACGCGCAGCCGCGCGTCATCACCGCCACCGTGTGGCTCGCGCCGGCGGCCCGTACCGACACCTCCGCGCTCACCGCGCTGCGCGGCGCGACCGGCATCGACCTGGACGAGCGGTGGCTCACCGTGCAGCTCCACGGCGAGACGCTGATCAGCGCGGTCCGGATCAACCAGCGGGCGATCCCGACCGACCGCCAGTACGTGCTCTACGGCGTGACCAAGGCGAGCCTGCAGTTCATCGCGACCGACCCGCGCCGCTACACCCTCACGCTCCAGACCCTGGCGACCAACGTCCCGCAGCCGGAGACCGGCATCGTGTGGCCGCTGACCTGGCCGCTGTCCTGGGGCACGGCCGGGTCCAGCGGCAACCTGCAGGTCACGAACGTCGGCAACGCCGCCACGCACCCGGTCGTCACCTTCACCGGACCGTGCACCGATCCGCAGCTGGCGAACGTCGACACCGGCCAGATGATCGGCTACGACCTGGTCCTCGCCGCCACCGACGTGCTGACCGTGGACACCGGCAGCGGCCAGGTGCTGCTCAACGGCGCCGCCGACCGCCGGTACGCGGCGATGCCGAACGCGACGCTGGAGGAGGCCTTCGTCCTGCCGCCCGGATCCACCACCCTCGCCTTCCGTCCCTCGGCCGGTGCGCCGCCCGCGTCGGCGCAGGTCGCGTGGCGTTCGGCGTACATGTAG
- a CDS encoding TetR/AcrR family transcriptional regulator produces MTKSEQGRKPAAGGRPRRDGSSYAVGRARRTRILHIAMEEFAENGYRGASLARIAERAELSQPGLLHHFRTKEELLAATLDLRDEMDSQRFLGAGGEPLTGLAVLSALVELVARNQQIPGLVQLFTVLSAESVTADHPAHAWAHSRYRRIRALISDGLRAGVDTGEIRPGVDADAHTMRLIALMDGLQQQWLIEPEAVDMAAVFRDYVAEVVEAVKAVEG; encoded by the coding sequence GTGACCAAGAGCGAACAGGGCAGGAAACCGGCCGCCGGCGGCCGTCCCCGACGTGACGGCAGCAGCTACGCGGTCGGACGCGCGCGCCGCACGCGGATCCTGCACATCGCGATGGAGGAGTTCGCCGAGAACGGCTATCGCGGGGCCTCGCTGGCGCGCATCGCCGAACGCGCGGAACTGTCCCAGCCCGGTCTGCTGCACCACTTCCGCACCAAGGAGGAACTGCTCGCCGCGACCCTCGACCTGCGCGACGAGATGGACTCGCAGCGCTTCCTGGGGGCGGGCGGCGAGCCGCTGACCGGCCTGGCCGTGCTGTCCGCGCTGGTCGAGCTGGTGGCCCGCAACCAGCAGATTCCGGGCCTGGTGCAGCTGTTCACGGTGCTCAGCGCGGAGAGCGTGACGGCCGACCACCCGGCGCACGCCTGGGCGCACAGCCGGTACCGGCGGATCAGGGCCCTGATCTCGGACGGCCTGCGCGCCGGGGTCGACACCGGCGAGATCCGTCCCGGCGTCGACGCCGACGCGCACACCATGCGGTTGATCGCCCTGATGGACGGTCTGCAGCAGCAGTGGCTGATCGAGCCAGAGGCGGTCGACATGGCGGCGGTGTTCCGGGACTACGTGGCCGAAGTCGTCGAGGCCGTTAAGGCCGTCGAGGGCTGA
- a CDS encoding FAD-dependent monooxygenase: MELDVLVVGGGPVGLMSAALLDAAGVRVEVYERNPGPSTVSKATTMHPRTLEVLSMLDVGDGRRVSDVLLGEGRKVPRTHFATLPSRLDYTGLDTPFPFVLMNPQWRTEHVLADHLRARSVPVHYGTEVKAVSQPESPSDEPVLVTVVGADGSETTRAARYVVGADGAHSTVRKAVGIGFPGNPPSTLNFVADVELAELFTEAEYFWRHDAGLVGVMPLPGGVYRVFGVEVGDVGLSAYEVRRRQGEPLTVEELRAALKRVCGTDFGVRNALSLARASNSSRYAEQYRLGRVLLVGDAAHVHLPAGGQGLNVGLQDATNLAWKLAAEVAGWAPEHVISGPAAYDAERRHVAHRLLDDTLAQDALMHTFSPAGRALREKFSGFIARGGEVSEELSGWLSGLAVHYPQPEGSHPLVGTKAPDAVLGGEGLVRSLRPDRFMLLDFGDDSALTELGGARVEVRSARRHTGVWATVRAALIRPDGHVAYATDSAEALAESLSAAVAAWTRPTAPSEGLVSV; encoded by the coding sequence GTGGAGCTCGACGTGCTGGTGGTCGGCGGCGGCCCGGTGGGTCTGATGAGTGCGGCACTGCTGGACGCCGCGGGGGTGCGGGTGGAGGTGTACGAGCGCAATCCGGGGCCGAGCACGGTTTCGAAGGCCACGACGATGCATCCGCGCACGCTGGAGGTGCTCTCGATGCTCGACGTCGGGGACGGTCGGCGGGTGAGCGACGTGCTGCTCGGCGAGGGGAGGAAGGTGCCGAGGACGCACTTCGCGACGCTGCCGAGCCGGCTGGACTACACCGGCCTCGACACGCCTTTCCCGTTCGTGCTGATGAACCCGCAGTGGCGTACCGAGCACGTGCTCGCCGACCACCTGCGCGCGCGGTCCGTGCCGGTGCACTACGGGACCGAGGTGAAGGCCGTGTCCCAGCCCGAGTCCCCTTCGGACGAACCGGTGCTGGTCACGGTGGTCGGCGCCGACGGATCGGAGACGACACGCGCGGCGCGCTACGTCGTGGGCGCCGACGGTGCGCACAGCACGGTCCGGAAGGCTGTCGGCATCGGCTTTCCCGGGAACCCGCCTTCCACTCTCAACTTCGTCGCAGATGTCGAACTCGCCGAGCTGTTCACCGAGGCGGAGTACTTCTGGCGCCACGATGCGGGCCTGGTCGGCGTCATGCCGCTGCCCGGTGGTGTCTACCGGGTCTTCGGGGTCGAGGTCGGTGACGTGGGCCTGTCCGCGTACGAGGTGCGGCGCCGGCAGGGCGAGCCGCTCACGGTCGAGGAGTTGCGGGCTGCCTTGAAGCGGGTGTGCGGCACGGACTTCGGCGTCCGCAACGCGCTGTCGCTCGCGAGGGCCAGCAACAGCAGCCGGTACGCGGAGCAGTACCGGCTCGGGCGGGTGCTGCTCGTCGGCGACGCCGCTCACGTGCACCTGCCGGCGGGCGGCCAGGGCCTGAACGTGGGCCTGCAGGACGCCACCAACCTGGCCTGGAAGCTTGCCGCCGAGGTGGCCGGTTGGGCGCCGGAGCACGTGATCAGCGGCCCGGCGGCGTACGACGCCGAGCGCCGGCACGTCGCGCACCGCCTGCTGGACGACACGCTGGCGCAGGACGCGTTGATGCACACCTTCAGCCCCGCGGGTCGGGCGCTGCGCGAGAAGTTCAGCGGCTTCATCGCGCGCGGCGGCGAGGTTTCCGAGGAGCTGTCGGGCTGGCTCTCCGGACTCGCGGTCCACTACCCGCAGCCCGAGGGGAGTCATCCGCTGGTCGGTACGAAGGCGCCTGATGCCGTTCTCGGTGGCGAGGGGCTGGTGCGGTCGCTGCGGCCTGACCGGTTCATGCTGCTCGACTTCGGCGATGACAGTGCTCTGACTGAGCTGGGCGGCGCGCGGGTCGAGGTGCGCTCCGCGCGGCGGCACACCGGTGTGTGGGCCACGGTGCGTGCCGCGCTGATCCGGCCGGACGGCCATGTCGCGTACGCGACCGACTCGGCCGAAGCCCTGGCCGAATCCTTGTCGGCCGCCGTCGCCGCCTGGACCCGGCCCACGGCTCCCAGCGAAGGTCTCGTCTCCGTATGA